A window from Urocitellus parryii isolate mUroPar1 chromosome 1, mUroPar1.hap1, whole genome shotgun sequence encodes these proteins:
- the Cdk7 gene encoding cyclin-dependent kinase 7 isoform X2 yields the protein METDLEVIIKDNSLVLTPSHIKAYMLMTLQGLEYLHQHWILHRDLKPNNLLLDENGVLKLADFGLAKSFGSPNRAYTHQVVTRWYRAPELLFGARMYGVGVDMWAVGCILAELLLRVPFLPGDSDLDQLTRIFETLGTPTEEQWPDMCSLPDYVTFKSFPGIPLQHIFIAAGDDLLDLIQGLFLFNPCTRITATQALKTKYFSNRPGPTPGSQLPRPNCPVETLKEQSNPAMATKRKRTEALEQGGLPKKLIF from the exons ATGGAAACTGATCTAGAG GTTATAATAAAGGATAATAGTCTTGTGCTGACACCATCACATATTAAAGCCTATATGTTGATGACTCTTCAAGGGTTAGAATATTTACATCAACACTGGATTCTACATAGG GATCTGAAACCAAACAATTTGTTGCTAGATGAAAATGGAGTTCTAAAACTGGCAGATTTTGGCCTGGCCAAATCGTTTGGGAGCCCCAATAGAGCTTATACACATCAGGTTGTAACCAG ATGGTATCGGGCCCCTGAGTTACTATTTGGAGCTCGAATGTATGGTGTAGGTGTGGATATGTGGGCTGTTGGCTGTATTTTAGCAGAGTTGCTTCTAAGG GTTCCTTTTTTGCCGGGAGATTCAGATCTCGACCAACTGACAAGAATATTCGAAACTTTAGGCACACCAACTGAGGAACAGTGGCCT gaCATGTGTAGTCTTCCCGATTATGTGACATTTAAGAGTTTCCCTGGAATCCCATTGCAACACATCTTCATTGCAGCAGGAGACGACTTGCTGGATCTTATACAAGGCTTATTCTTATTTAATCCGTGTACTCGAATTACAGCCACACAg GCATTGAAAACTAAGTACTTCAGTAATCGTCCAGGACCAACCCCTGGAAGTCAGCTGCCAAGACCAAATTGTCCTGTGGAAACTTTAAAGGAACAGTCAAACCCAGCCATGGCAACAAAACGGAAAAGAACTGAGGCCTTGGAACAAG gAGGATTGCCCAAGAAGttaattttttag